A segment of the Actinomycetota bacterium genome:
ATCGTCTCTACCCCGGCGTGTATCGACTTGCCGGCGCACCCGCAACGTGGCGGCAATCGCTCCTCGCGGCCTGCCTGTCCTGGGGAGACGGTGCCACCGTCTCCCACCGCGCGGCAGCGGCGTTGTGGGAGCTTGCCGGCTTCAGGCCGGGCAGCATCGAGCTGACCGTGCCTCGAGGGCGGCAACGCGCGCGCGGCCATGTGGTCCATCGACCCTTGGCGCTGGCAGCCGTCGACGTGACGAAGATCGAAGCGATCCCTGTGACCACCGTGGCTCGCACCATGATCGACATGGCAGGACTCGAACGAGCAGAGGTCGTCGAAGAAGCGCTTGATGACGCTCTTCGGCGGGGGCTGCTGACGCTGTCGCGACTACGGTGGCGGCTGCGCGAGACCGGCGGTCGGGGCCGGCAGGGCACCCCTCTTATGGGAAGGCTCATCGACGCGCGCGCGAGTAGCTCCGCGGTGCCTCAGAGCGTGTTCGAGACCCGGCTTCTTCGGATCCTTCGCGGAGCGCGTCTCCCGATGCCGGCCATCCAGCACGAGGTTCGGACGCACCGCGGCTTGGCGACCCTCGATCTTGCCTACGTCGAGCAGCGCGTCGCGATCGAAGCGGATGGGTTCCGCTGGCATTCGAGCAGGCAGCAGTGGGACCGGGACCGCGCGAGGAACAACGCTCTTGCGATGCTCGGCTGGACGGTGATCCATGTGACGTGGCCGCAACTTCGCGATCGGCCTGACGAAGTGCTCGAAGCGATACGCGCGACGCTCCGCCGGGTGCCTTGAGCGCAGCGCCCTAGGAGGGCGCACGGGCGACCGCCAGCAGGTGGCTCGATGCGCCGAGCATCGCAGCCTCAGACTCGACGAGACGTGCCGCAGCGAGTATCGCGTCGCGCCGTGCGGGATCGCGCCATCGGGTCTCGAAGTCGGGGACGAGGAAGCCCGGACCTTCCACGTTGAGCACCGCATCCAGCTCGAAGCCCGCCTCGAGGATCTCTTCGCGCAATTCCTCAGGCCGATGGAGGTAGGCGGTGGTGAAGAGCTCGCCGTCGGCGCCGCGGAACACACCCGTCCGAACGCCGACCTCGACGACGCGAAAGACCTCGGGCTCGTGCAGCCGGTCGAGGCGCACGAGGAGGTCGAGCAGTGCGGCGAACCGCGAGATCGCCGCGGCGAAGAGCAAGCCCCCGGGCTGTAGCGCTCGCCGAGCTTCACCAAGGGCGAGCAGCCGGTCGCCGCGATCGACGAGGTGGTACAGCGGGCCGAGGAGGAGGACGGCGTCGACGGTAGCGTTCGCCAGGGGAAGCTTCCGTACGTCGCCGATCTCCGCGGTCACCTTCGGATGCGCGGCACGAGCCTGTTCAACGTGCAGCGCGATCGGATCGATCAGATGGACCCGATCCCCTCGCTCCGCGAGCCACGCGGCGTATGCGCCGGGCCCGCCGCCTACATCGAGGATCTCAAGCGGAGGCGGGCCAAGGTAGCGAAGGAGGATCTCCTGCGTGCGGGCGAGCTCGAGTGGACCGGATGGGAAGCCGCCAAGGAGTCGGCCTGCCTCGCCGCCACGCTCGTAGTAGGCACGGATCTCAGGATCGATCTCGTCCATGAAACGCTCTGGTCAGCCGGGATCGATGAGCGCGATGATCTTCGCCAAGGCCTCGTCCATCACCGTCGCAGGAGCGGGACCGAGCCGTTTCGCCCGACGGACCCGCCAGTCGAGGCTCTTGATCTGATCGCAAAGGACCGCCCCCTTCGCTCTCGACCCCTTCGGGAGCTCGACCTCGAACGGGTAACCCTTGACGTTCGACGTGATCGGACAGAAGAGAGCCAGGCCGACTCTGCGGTTGTACGTCTTCGGTGAGATGACCAGCGCAGGTCGACGTCCGGCTTGCTCGTGCCCAACTCGCGGGTCGAAGTGGAGCCAAACGATGTCGCCCCGATCGGGCACGTACTCGGCCACTACCAGACCTCTCGCCCCACAGGCGCGCCGGTCTCGATCGCGTCGTGGATGTTGTCCGGAGTGATCTCTTTCAGGAGAGATCGCAGCTCGTACTTCCGACGAGGGACCGGCCGAACGATGAGCTCGCCGCGCTCGACCGAGATATCGACCGTCGAACCCGCTTCGACCTGGGCTTCCTCGGCGAACGCCTTCGGGATACGAAGGCCGAGGCTGTTGCCCCACATCTGGATCCTTGTCTGCACCGGCGCCTCCTAGATATACATTGAGTATACATCCGCTGCAACGGGGCTCGTCGACGCGCCCGACGTGCGATCGTTCAGCCCTTCGGGAGCCCGAGCACGCGCTCGGCGATGATGTTCTTCTGGATCTCGGTCGTGCCGGCCGCGATCGTCGAAGAGCGGCTCTGCAGATAGGCGCGCTGCAGCGCTCCCCCGCCGACCCGCGCCGACTCCGGCCCCAGCAACAGATCGCTCCCCGCCATCCTCGCCCCGACAGCCGCCACCCGCTGGTCGAGCTCGCTCCAGAAGAGCTTCAGGAGCGAGCCCTCGGGCCCGGGCACATCGGTCTTGGCCAGCGTCGACAGCAGCCGGTACCCGAGAGTCCGCAGCACGTGGACCCGCGCGTAGACGTCGCCGAAGGCGCGCCGGACCAAGACGTCGTCGAGTGGACGACGACCGTCGGTCGCACGCGGCACCCGGCCGGTCTCGACCAGCACCTGCATCGCCCGGCGGATCAACGCCTGCAGAGCCAGCACGCCGGTTCGCTCGTACATCAGCGTCGAGACGGCGACCCGCCAGCCCTGATCGATCTCACCGAGGACGTTCTCGGCCGGCACGCGCACGTCGTCGAAGAAGACCTCGTTGAAGTGCACGTCGCCGGCGATCGTGACGATCGGCCGCACCTCGATCCGCGGCGTCGACATGTCCACGATCAGACAGGTCATCCCGGCGTGTTTGGAGCCGGAGTCGTCGGTGCGGACGTACAGCTGGCAGCGGTCGGCCTCGTGCGCGTCGGAGCACCAGATCTTCTGTCCGTTGACGACGAACTCGTCGCCGTCCCGCACGGCCTTGGTTCGAAGCGCCGCGAGGTCGCTCCCAGCGCCGGGCTCACTCATCCCCTGACACCAGATCTCGTCACCGGTACGGAGCGATGGAAGGTAGCGCGCCTTCTGAACCTCGGTTCCCGCCACGATCAGCGCCGGGCCGATGTTCGAAACGCCGATCTGACCGGCGATCAGCGGCGCGAGCGCGTTCGCCAGCTCCTCGTCGACGAGCGCCTGCTCGAACGCCGTCAGGCCACGCCCCCCGTACGCGACCGGCCAGGTCACGCCGAGGTAACCGGCGCGGGCAAGCTCACCCTGCCACCGCCGCCGGTACAAGAACGCTTCGTGCCGATCGGTCGGCTCGGGGTCGCGCGGCGTGTGCTCCGCGAGCCACGCGCGCACCTCCGTACGGAACGCCTCTTGCTCTTCGGTGAGCGAAAGATCCATCGCTAATCCTCGTCGACCACGTGCTCGGACTTGTACGAGGCGCGCGGTGTGCCGCCGCGCGCGACCCATTCGATCTCGACCTGGACGCCGAGCTCGGATGCGATCCGCTCCTGCACCTTGGCTCTGTCGACGGCGTCGTCTCGTTCGGGCTCGATGCGGACGATCAAAGACGGCTGCGGCTGCGACCGCTTGCGCACGAGCTGGAAGAGCGTCGCCGGACCCATCAGCGCGGAGAACTCGAGCATCGCGAGCTCCACGTCGATCGGCAACAGTTGCTTGTTGCCGACGCGCACGACGTCCTTGGCTCGCCCGTGCCAGAAGACCCGCGCGCTCGTCTCGCCGCATGCGCACGAATCGTCCTCGATGTGTACGACATCCTCGAGGTCGTAGCGGATGACGAAGTTGTCCCGCTCGAGCGTGGTCACGACGAGGTGGCCGCGCGCGCCCGGCGGAACCCGCCGTCCCGTCGCCGGGTCGACCGACTCGACGATGATCAGGTCCTCGCACATGTGCGCCCCGCGATCCTCGGCACACGCCGTGCCGAGATACGGGAAGGCGTCGGCGCCGGCCGACGCCGACCGGTACTGCGCTCGCGGGTCGGGCTCGGACGCGGCCATCCCGAGGTCGGCCTCGGGATCGAGCCCCATCTCCTTCGCGAGCTCGTAGTACTTCTTCCAGGCGCCCGGGAAGAACCGGTACTGGGTCGGCTTCACCATCTGGAACAGCTCGATCGCCTTGCGCATCTCGCGCTCGTCGTCCGGCGGCCCGACCGAGATCGTCAGCAGTCCGAAGTACTCCATCGCGCCACGGACGAGCGCCTCGCCGCCGTTGAGGTAGCCGGGATGCGCCGTCACGTAGATCCGGTCGCCGGGCCGAACGCCGGCGCGCCACTGGTTCCGCGCGTTCGCCTCGTAGTCGATCTCGAGGTCCTTGCGCGTCCAGAGCAGGATCGTCGGACGCCCCGAGGTTCCAGTCGTCGTCGCCATGCGCACGCAATCCGTCGCGACCGCGCCGCGATAGTCGCCGAACGGCGGATGCTCGGCCTCCGAGTCGCGAAGCTCCTGCTTCACGGTGAGCGGGACGCGCTGCAGATCGTCGAGCGACGCGATCCCGTCGCGCCCGACCCCAGCCGCATCGAGCTTCCGCCGGAAGAACGGGACGGGGACGTCGAACGCGCGCGCGACCTGACGGTCGAGCCGTTCGAGCTGCAGCCGAAGAAGTGCGTCGCGCGGAAGCGTCTGGATCTCGGGGTCCCAGTGCGCCCGGCCGGGGTCGGGCCCGGTCGACCGGGTCACGGCCGGCCCGCTCCCCATTCGATCGTCTTCAGCTCGATGTACTCGTGCAGCCCGTAGTCGCCGAGCTCGCGGCCCAGACCCGAATGCTTGAAGCCGCCCCACGCCCCGTGCGGGTTCATCGTCGGTCCCCCGCCGTTGATCGCAACCCGGCCGGCGTGGATCCTTCGCGCCAGCTCGAGCGCCCGGACGGGATCGGGATG
Coding sequences within it:
- a CDS encoding type IV toxin-antitoxin system AbiEi family antitoxin domain-containing protein, with the translated sequence MRQVGQKSTRPVIVRQALYDARSIREAAARRIAAVARSQHGVFTRAQALACGMSPRSIDRRLVSGVWDRLYPGVYRLAGAPATWRQSLLAACLSWGDGATVSHRAAAALWELAGFRPGSIELTVPRGRQRARGHVVHRPLALAAVDVTKIEAIPVTTVARTMIDMAGLERAEVVEEALDDALRRGLLTLSRLRWRLRETGGRGRQGTPLMGRLIDARASSSAVPQSVFETRLLRILRGARLPMPAIQHEVRTHRGLATLDLAYVEQRVAIEADGFRWHSSRQQWDRDRARNNALAMLGWTVIHVTWPQLRDRPDEVLEAIRATLRRVP
- a CDS encoding class I SAM-dependent methyltransferase; translated protein: MDEIDPEIRAYYERGGEAGRLLGGFPSGPLELARTQEILLRYLGPPPLEILDVGGGPGAYAAWLAERGDRVHLIDPIALHVEQARAAHPKVTAEIGDVRKLPLANATVDAVLLLGPLYHLVDRGDRLLALGEARRALQPGGLLFAAAISRFAALLDLLVRLDRLHEPEVFRVVEVGVRTGVFRGADGELFTTAYLHRPEELREEILEAGFELDAVLNVEGPGFLVPDFETRWRDPARRDAILAAARLVESEAAMLGASSHLLAVARAPS
- the mazF gene encoding endoribonuclease MazF — encoded protein: MVVAEYVPDRGDIVWLHFDPRVGHEQAGRRPALVISPKTYNRRVGLALFCPITSNVKGYPFEVELPKGSRAKGAVLCDQIKSLDWRVRRAKRLGPAPATVMDEALAKIIALIDPG
- a CDS encoding AbrB/MazE/SpoVT family DNA-binding domain-containing protein; this encodes MQTRIQMWGNSLGLRIPKAFAEEAQVEAGSTVDISVERGELIVRPVPRRKYELRSLLKEITPDNIHDAIETGAPVGREVW
- a CDS encoding acyl-CoA dehydrogenase family protein, which codes for MDLSLTEEQEAFRTEVRAWLAEHTPRDPEPTDRHEAFLYRRRWQGELARAGYLGVTWPVAYGGRGLTAFEQALVDEELANALAPLIAGQIGVSNIGPALIVAGTEVQKARYLPSLRTGDEIWCQGMSEPGAGSDLAALRTKAVRDGDEFVVNGQKIWCSDAHEADRCQLYVRTDDSGSKHAGMTCLIVDMSTPRIEVRPIVTIAGDVHFNEVFFDDVRVPAENVLGEIDQGWRVAVSTLMYERTGVLALQALIRRAMQVLVETGRVPRATDGRRPLDDVLVRRAFGDVYARVHVLRTLGYRLLSTLAKTDVPGPEGSLLKLFWSELDQRVAAVGARMAGSDLLLGPESARVGGGALQRAYLQSRSSTIAAGTTEIQKNIIAERVLGLPKG